The following proteins are co-located in the Pedobacter sp. FW305-3-2-15-E-R2A2 genome:
- a CDS encoding PKD-like family lipoprotein, whose protein sequence is MNFKYIFILAITVLFYTSCKKDLGNYSYSPPSVPVVEGVANVNFPALTGDTLVIKPKISLEDADPMKDLNFEWRIFVLEELKEIVYTGYPLKMLYGLGPGERAGTLVVTDKRNGLIYKFKFKVTGTTQFSTGSVVLSSDGGVTKLSFVKPDNTVLPNIYQNLNNLSLAGNPVQLYYSKPLPFQLLSKEEYWVLCNDEVKGSTIVDANTLLHKDNFKSQFFLPPAMVSPGYIEPVMGTISNGVINNKLYIGITSTAPFAPDYGKFANEQNGDYQLSSFFTHGSSFYFGFDKKAKAFVIFGGDGSYLGTTYLVKETSIFNPKSIGLQNLIFMKAGESGTSYAYFKEAEGNTYELKFSYKLTGTDKEIIPEHKRLFKGSSSVNADSKWVRNNLNVFYFSSNDKIWRYNPVNESLTELETSFSGKKVTMLKISADGNTLSAGVNGFVYTLDVTVGKNGNITNTISGIPGEPVDLVIR, encoded by the coding sequence ATGAATTTTAAATATATATTTATACTGGCCATCACAGTCCTATTTTATACCTCCTGTAAAAAGGACCTGGGGAACTATTCCTATTCCCCTCCTTCAGTGCCTGTGGTAGAAGGGGTTGCCAATGTTAATTTTCCGGCACTTACCGGCGATACACTGGTGATCAAACCGAAAATTAGTCTGGAAGACGCAGACCCGATGAAAGACCTCAATTTTGAATGGCGGATATTTGTGTTGGAGGAACTTAAGGAAATCGTTTATACCGGTTATCCCTTAAAAATGCTTTATGGACTAGGTCCGGGCGAAAGAGCGGGTACATTGGTGGTTACCGATAAAAGAAATGGCCTTATTTATAAGTTCAAGTTTAAGGTAACCGGCACCACCCAATTTTCTACAGGTTCGGTGGTATTGAGCAGTGATGGCGGCGTTACAAAATTGTCGTTCGTAAAGCCAGACAATACGGTATTGCCAAATATCTATCAAAACCTTAACAACCTATCTCTGGCTGGGAATCCGGTGCAGTTGTACTATTCAAAACCTTTGCCTTTTCAATTGCTGAGCAAGGAAGAATACTGGGTATTATGTAATGATGAGGTTAAGGGAAGTACCATAGTCGACGCAAATACTTTGCTGCACAAAGATAACTTCAAATCGCAGTTCTTTTTGCCTCCTGCTATGGTTTCCCCCGGATATATAGAGCCGGTGATGGGGACGATCTCAAATGGGGTCATCAACAATAAATTATACATCGGTATCACAAGCACAGCACCATTTGCACCAGATTATGGGAAGTTTGCGAATGAACAGAATGGCGATTATCAATTGTCCAGCTTTTTTACGCATGGGAGCTCATTTTATTTTGGTTTCGATAAGAAAGCAAAAGCATTTGTCATTTTTGGTGGAGATGGGAGCTACCTCGGGACCACTTATCTCGTAAAGGAGACCAGTATATTCAACCCTAAATCCATTGGCTTGCAAAACCTGATTTTCATGAAAGCAGGCGAGTCGGGCACTTCTTACGCTTACTTTAAGGAGGCCGAGGGGAATACCTATGAACTGAAGTTCAGCTACAAACTCACCGGCACGGATAAGGAAATTATTCCTGAGCATAAACGTCTCTTTAAGGGCTCCTCATCGGTGAATGCAGACTCAAAATGGGTACGTAACAACCTGAATGTATTCTATTTCTCCTCAAATGATAAAATATGGAGGTATAATCCGGTAAATGAAAGTCTGACGGAGCTTGAAACCAGCTTTAGCGGTAAAAAGGTGACGATGTTAAAAATAAGTGCAGATGGAAATACCCTTTCAGCAGGCGTAAATGGATTTGTATACACACTTGATGTAACCGTGGGTAAAAATGGGAACATCACCAACACGATCAGTGGCATTCCCGGTGAACCGGTTGATTTAGTCATCAGATAA
- a CDS encoding DUF4843 domain-containing protein, which yields MNIFYVFILGSLLFACKKSDISTYESGDNIYLNYYDKDGVFDTAAVTYSFSTRPGLAKDTVWVPVVVSGKRLNRDRQFVLTVVDTSTTAEKEKHYEPLQPFYIMPADSGKIKVPVIIKNIDQELSSKSVALTFMLSGSTDFKPNLPAKLRTKKIIYSNRLEMPSWWMFWQGQLGQYSRVTHQLFLISGGKDLVNPTLPTAYLEIPRTLYYLENVRLFVKDPFTWVSRNPQAGYVLTKRQDGTEDYDFYHTTSPEIKFYVKFFPQVNGYFFINEAGKQIIM from the coding sequence ATGAACATATTTTACGTTTTTATACTTGGCTCATTGCTATTTGCCTGTAAAAAAAGCGACATATCGACTTATGAATCCGGCGATAATATTTACTTAAATTATTACGATAAGGACGGTGTTTTTGACACTGCAGCAGTTACTTATTCCTTTTCTACCCGTCCGGGATTGGCAAAAGATACCGTTTGGGTGCCGGTGGTGGTTTCCGGTAAACGACTGAACCGCGACAGGCAGTTTGTTCTGACGGTTGTAGATACGTCGACGACCGCAGAAAAGGAGAAGCATTACGAACCGCTTCAACCTTTTTACATCATGCCTGCAGATTCCGGAAAAATAAAAGTTCCGGTGATCATTAAGAATATCGACCAGGAATTAAGCAGTAAGTCTGTAGCCTTAACCTTTATGCTGAGCGGAAGTACTGATTTTAAACCGAATTTGCCAGCTAAGCTGCGGACCAAAAAAATCATTTATTCCAATAGACTGGAAATGCCTTCCTGGTGGATGTTCTGGCAAGGACAACTTGGACAATACAGCAGGGTAACCCATCAATTGTTCCTCATTTCCGGTGGAAAAGACCTGGTCAACCCAACATTACCCACTGCTTACCTGGAGATCCCGAGAACCTTGTACTATCTGGAAAATGTGAGGTTGTTTGTGAAGGATCCCTTTACCTGGGTCAGCAGAAATCCACAGGCGGGATATGTCCTTACCAAACGTCAGGATGGAACGGAGGATTATGATTTCTACCACACGACATCACCGGAAATCAAATTTTATGTAAAGTTCTTTCCTCAGGTAAACGGGTATTTCTTTATCAATGAGGCTGGTAAGCAGATCATCATGTAG